A genomic region of Streptosporangium lutulentum contains the following coding sequences:
- a CDS encoding NADP-dependent isocitrate dehydrogenase has protein sequence MPKIKVEGPVVELDGDEMTRIIWQFIKDQLILPYLDIDLKYYDLGIENRDATDDQVTIDAANAIKKYGVGVKCATITPDEARVEEFGLKKMWKSPNGTIRNILGGVIFREPIIMSNVPRLVPGWTKPIIIGRHAFGDQYRATDLKIPGEGTLTLTYTPKDGSEPIELDVYDFPGSGIAMAMYNLDDSIRDFARASMRYGLSRGYPVYLSTKNTILKAYDGRFKDIFAEVFETEFKADFEAAGITYEHRLIDDMVAAALKWEGGYVWAAKNYDGDVQSDTVAQGFGSLGLMTSVLLTPDGQTVEAEAAHGTVTRHYREHQKGNPTSTNPIASIFAWTRGLQHRGKLDNTPEVVDFAEKLEQVCVETVEGGQMTKDLALLVGSDAKWLTTQDFLSALDENLKKKMGL, from the coding sequence ATGCCCAAGATCAAGGTAGAGGGTCCCGTCGTCGAGCTTGACGGCGACGAGATGACCCGGATCATCTGGCAGTTCATCAAGGACCAGCTGATTCTTCCCTACCTGGACATCGACCTGAAGTACTACGACCTCGGGATCGAGAACCGCGACGCCACCGACGACCAGGTCACGATCGACGCCGCCAACGCGATCAAGAAGTACGGCGTCGGCGTCAAGTGCGCCACCATCACCCCGGACGAGGCTCGGGTCGAGGAGTTCGGCCTCAAGAAGATGTGGAAGTCCCCGAACGGGACCATCCGTAACATCCTCGGTGGCGTCATCTTCCGTGAGCCGATCATCATGTCGAACGTGCCGAGGCTCGTTCCCGGCTGGACCAAGCCGATCATCATCGGCCGCCACGCCTTCGGCGACCAGTACCGCGCCACCGACCTGAAGATCCCCGGCGAGGGCACGCTGACCCTCACCTACACCCCCAAGGACGGCTCCGAGCCGATCGAGCTGGACGTCTACGACTTCCCCGGCTCCGGCATCGCGATGGCGATGTACAACCTGGACGACTCCATCCGTGACTTCGCCCGCGCCTCGATGCGCTACGGCCTGTCCCGCGGCTACCCGGTCTACCTCTCCACGAAGAACACGATCCTGAAGGCCTACGACGGCCGCTTCAAGGACATCTTCGCCGAGGTCTTCGAGACCGAGTTCAAGGCCGACTTCGAGGCCGCCGGCATCACCTACGAGCACCGCCTGATCGACGACATGGTCGCCGCGGCGCTCAAGTGGGAGGGCGGATACGTCTGGGCCGCCAAGAACTACGACGGCGACGTCCAGTCCGACACGGTCGCCCAGGGCTTCGGCTCGCTCGGCCTGATGACCTCGGTCCTGCTCACCCCCGACGGCCAGACCGTCGAGGCCGAGGCCGCCCACGGTACGGTGACCCGCCACTACCGTGAGCACCAGAAGGGCAACCCCACCTCCACGAACCCGATCGCCTCGATCTTCGCGTGGACCCGTGGCCTCCAGCACCGCGGCAAGCTCGACAACACCCCCGAGGTGGTCGACTTCGCCGAGAAGCTGGAGCAGGTCTGCGTCGAGACCGTCGAGGGCGGTCAGATGACCAAGGACCTCGCCCTCCTCGTCGGCAGCGACGCCAAGTGGCTGACCACTCAGGACTTCCTGTCGGCCCTGGACGAGAACCTGAAGAAGAAGATGGGTCTGTAG
- a CDS encoding DUF3017 domain-containing protein: MGAILALVFVVVADEPEWGGFALGAVVLLGALARLTGGGRLAVRRKPTDVATLALLGIALMVGGILLQYPWLMPRSIG; encoded by the coding sequence GTGGGTGCGATTCTCGCGCTGGTCTTCGTCGTGGTGGCCGATGAGCCGGAGTGGGGCGGATTCGCCCTCGGTGCGGTCGTACTGCTGGGAGCGCTGGCCCGGCTGACCGGAGGCGGACGGCTCGCCGTACGCCGTAAACCCACCGACGTCGCCACTCTCGCGCTCCTCGGTATCGCGCTGATGGTCGGCGGGATACTTCTCCAGTACCCATGGCTTATGCCGCGATCGATCGGATGA
- a CDS encoding citrate/2-methylcitrate synthase: MADKPTKGLADVVAASTALSDIDGQAGRLFYRGYDIHDLAGRTTFEETAHLLQCGNLPTGEQLAAYGTELVRGRTLGALVEANISEIAEKQAPMEALRTLVSLAAGDDPDKDSNTPEANLRKAARLTAQQPLLVARYHAARTGTTIADPDPELSIAANFLLQITGRTPGEHEVKIFDACLVLHADHTMNASTFAARVCAATLSDMHSAIVAAIGTLKGPLHGGANEQVMRTLESLDPSAVAQSVRDRLAAGEKIMGFGHRVYKTEDPRATHLRRMSKELGEASGDDKYYRMSKEMEEVVFETKGLYPNVDFYAATVYHYLGIPTDLFTPVFSVSRMSGWTAHVIEQHADNRLIRPDSEYIGERDQKWKPIAER, from the coding sequence ATGGCGGACAAACCCACAAAAGGTCTCGCCGATGTCGTAGCCGCGTCCACAGCGCTCAGTGACATCGACGGTCAGGCCGGTCGCCTCTTCTATCGTGGTTACGACATCCACGATCTGGCCGGCCGCACCACCTTCGAAGAGACCGCCCACCTGTTGCAGTGCGGCAATCTCCCCACCGGAGAGCAGCTGGCCGCCTACGGGACGGAACTCGTTCGAGGGCGCACGCTCGGCGCGCTCGTCGAGGCCAACATTTCCGAGATCGCGGAGAAACAGGCCCCCATGGAGGCGCTGCGCACCCTGGTCTCGTTGGCCGCGGGCGACGATCCGGACAAGGATTCCAACACCCCCGAAGCCAACCTGCGCAAGGCCGCCCGGCTGACCGCGCAGCAGCCGCTCCTCGTCGCCCGCTACCACGCGGCCAGGACCGGCACCACGATCGCCGACCCCGATCCCGAACTGAGCATCGCGGCGAACTTCCTCCTCCAGATCACCGGCCGCACCCCCGGTGAGCACGAGGTCAAGATCTTCGACGCCTGCCTGGTTCTCCACGCCGACCACACGATGAACGCCTCCACGTTCGCCGCCCGGGTCTGCGCCGCGACCCTGTCCGACATGCACTCGGCCATCGTGGCGGCCATCGGCACCCTCAAGGGCCCCCTCCACGGCGGTGCGAACGAGCAGGTCATGCGCACCCTGGAGTCGCTCGACCCGAGCGCCGTCGCCCAGTCCGTGCGGGACAGGCTCGCCGCGGGCGAGAAGATCATGGGCTTCGGGCACCGGGTCTACAAGACCGAGGACCCGCGCGCCACGCACCTGCGCCGCATGTCGAAGGAGCTCGGGGAGGCGTCCGGCGACGACAAGTACTATCGGATGTCCAAGGAGATGGAGGAGGTCGTCTTCGAGACGAAGGGCCTCTATCCGAACGTGGACTTCTACGCCGCGACTGTCTATCACTACCTCGGCATCCCGACCGACCTGTTCACGCCGGTCTTCTCGGTCAGCCGCATGTCAGGATGGACAGCGCACGTCATCGAGCAGCACGCCGACAACCGTCTCATCCGTCCGGACAGCGAGTACATCGGCGAGCGGGATCAGAAGTGGAAGCCGATTGCCGAGCGATGA